The Nocardia sp. NBC_01329 sequence GTCGGCGTCGAGCATGACCACGGTCGAACCGGCACCGAGACCCTCCTCGCGTAGTCGGCGTCCGGTGGTGATGTGTACCGGTTCGCCGATCCGGTGCAGGACGGTCCGGTGGCGTGCCGCGAGCGCGTGCACGCTGGTGACACCCGGAATCACTGTGTAATCGAAATCCAGCGTGCCCCGGGCCAGCACCCGCTCCACCATGCGCAGGGTGGAGTCGTAGAGGGCGGGATCGCCCCAGACCAAGACCGCGCCGACCCCGTCGTGCGCCGCGAAGGCCTCCTCCAGCAGCAGCGACCGCCGTTCGTGCCAGTCCAGGACGGTATCCCGGTAGTCGTCGGGGGTGCGATCGCGGGGCGGATCAGGTATCTCGACGACCCGATAGGGGCGGTCGGTGTGTTCGGCGAGGATTGCGGTGCGTATCTCCACCAGCTCCCGCTTCTCGGCACCCTTGCCGATCACGAAGAAGGTGTCCACCTCTCGAAGAGCCTTGATCGCCTGCATCGTCACCTGGTCGGGGTCGCCGGCGCCGATACCGACCACATACAGCGTGCGCATCAGGTCAGCTTGGCAGGCCGGCGCTCGGCCCGATCACGCCCCACGACAACTGTCACGGATACAGCTTCGATCGTCGACGCGCCCGACCCGTTGTCGGCCAGGATTCCGATGCGCCGTCCCGCCCTGGCCGCCGACCTCCGAATCGTGGGATTCCCGGCGGCCTGCGCCCGACCGGTGCGCCTCGCCCCAGGGCCGGACGGTGGTGGCGCTACCGCCCGGCCGTGCGGCACGCCTGCCCGGCGCGCAGTAAGCTCGGCGCGTGGTCAGCGCAGCGAACAGTCAGGTTCCGGACCCGCGACACGCTCCGGATTCCCAATACGAAGATCTGCTCCGGCTCGTCCTCGACACCGGGACCGTCAAAGGGGACCGCACCGGTACCGGTACCCGCAGTGTGTTCGGGCATCAACTGCGATACGACCTCGCGGCCGGCTTCCCCTTGATCACCACCAAGAAGGTGCATCTCAAATCCATCGTGTACGAACTGCTGTGGTTCCTGCGCGGCGATTCCAATGTGCGGTGGTTGCAGGAGCACGGGGTCAGTATCTGGGACGAATGGGCCGATGCGGGTGGTGAGCTCGGTCCGGTATACGGGGTGCAGTGGCGTTCCTGGCCGGCTCCGGACGGCCGCCACATCGACCAGATCGCCCAGGTGCTGCACACTCTGCGCACCGACCCCGATTCGCGGCGGATGCTGGTATCGGCCTGGAATGTGGCCGAGCTGGACCGGATGGCGCTGGCGCCGTGCCATACGCTGTTTCAGTTCTATGTCGCCGACGGCCGGTTGTCCTGCCAGCTCTACCAGCGCAGCGCCGATCTGTTCCTCGGGGTACCGTTCAATATCGCGAGTTACGCGCTACTGACCCTGATGGTCGCTCAGCAGGCGGGCCTGGAACCGGGTGATTTCGTCTGGACCGGCGGTGACTGCCATATCTACGACAACCATCGCGAACAGGTCGCCGAGCAGCTGACCCGGTCGCCGTATCCGTTCCCGGTGCTCGAACTCGACCCCGCGGCCTCCCTGTTCGACTACCGCTACGAGGACGTCCGGGTGCGCGACTACCGGCATCATCCCGCGATCAAGGCTCCGGTGGCGGTGTGACCGCGGTGGACTCCGCACGCGTGATCGGGCTGATCTGGGCGCAGACTCCCGACGGCGTGATCGGCGTGGACAATACGATTCCGTGGCGGGTGCCCGAGGACGTGGCGCGCTTCAAGGCGACCACCGCCGGACATCCGGTGATCATGGGACGGCGGACCTGGGATTCGCTGCCGGTTCGGTTCCGGCCGCTGCCGGGCCGCCGCAATATCGTCGTGACCAGGCAGGCCGGCTGGTCGGCGGTAGGCGCGGAAACCGCCGCGTCGGTCGAGGCCGCGCTGGCACTCGCGGCCCCCGCCGCTACCTGGGTGATCGGTGGCGGCGAGATCTACCGACTCGCCCTGCCCGCTGCCACCGAGTTACTGATCACCGAGGTCGATGCCGAGGTGGACGGTGACGCCTACGCCCCGGCACTGGGACCCGAATGGTCCTCGGCCGATCCGGCGACCTGGCTCGAGTCCTCGGGTGGTCACCGCTATCGGATCAGGCGATTCACCCGCCACTGACCGCCGTCTGCCGCGGCTCGCCTTGCGATACCGGAACAGCCTCGGAAAACGCCGGAACGGTTGCGCCTGGTCGGGCATACTCGGCTGTACGTCCCGCGATCACAGCCCGGTCGTGGGTATGCGTAGGCGAAAGGCTGTCCATGGACAAGAAATCGCTGACAGCGGTGGCTCGGCAGCAACTGAAGCTGGCCGCGACCGTCACCAGTGGCCGCAGCTCGCAGACGATCTACGGCGGCCACGCGAACTCGCTACGCCAGACCGTGGTGGGGTTGTGTTCGGGGCAGAGCCTGGCCGAACACGACAACAGCGGTGAGGCCACACTGCTCGTGCTGTCCGGCACGCTCACGCTGCACAGTGGGGACAACGAGTGGAAGGGGTCGGCCGGCGATCTGCTGGTGATACCGAAGGCGCGGCACAGTGTGCAGGCCATCGACGATGTGGCGTTTCTGCTGACGGTCGCCAAGTAGTCCGCCCGGGTCGCGTGGTCGCCGGCCGTTCGCCGGTAATGTGATCGGTCATGGGGCAGCCGCAGC is a genomic window containing:
- a CDS encoding dihydrofolate reductase; translated protein: MTAVDSARVIGLIWAQTPDGVIGVDNTIPWRVPEDVARFKATTAGHPVIMGRRTWDSLPVRFRPLPGRRNIVVTRQAGWSAVGAETAASVEAALALAAPAATWVIGGGEIYRLALPAATELLITEVDAEVDGDAYAPALGPEWSSADPATWLESSGGHRYRIRRFTRH
- a CDS encoding thymidylate synthase yields the protein MVSAANSQVPDPRHAPDSQYEDLLRLVLDTGTVKGDRTGTGTRSVFGHQLRYDLAAGFPLITTKKVHLKSIVYELLWFLRGDSNVRWLQEHGVSIWDEWADAGGELGPVYGVQWRSWPAPDGRHIDQIAQVLHTLRTDPDSRRMLVSAWNVAELDRMALAPCHTLFQFYVADGRLSCQLYQRSADLFLGVPFNIASYALLTLMVAQQAGLEPGDFVWTGGDCHIYDNHREQVAEQLTRSPYPFPVLELDPAASLFDYRYEDVRVRDYRHHPAIKAPVAV
- the cobF gene encoding precorrin-6A synthase (deacetylating), which produces MRTLYVVGIGAGDPDQVTMQAIKALREVDTFFVIGKGAEKRELVEIRTAILAEHTDRPYRVVEIPDPPRDRTPDDYRDTVLDWHERRSLLLEEAFAAHDGVGAVLVWGDPALYDSTLRMVERVLARGTLDFDYTVIPGVTSVHALAARHRTVLHRIGEPVHITTGRRLREEGLGAGSTVVMLDADCTFTTVPGDTLIWWGAYLGMPDETLLAGRVGEIGDEIVRRRAELRERKGWIMDIYLLRPAE
- a CDS encoding cupin domain-containing protein gives rise to the protein MDKKSLTAVARQQLKLAATVTSGRSSQTIYGGHANSLRQTVVGLCSGQSLAEHDNSGEATLLVLSGTLTLHSGDNEWKGSAGDLLVIPKARHSVQAIDDVAFLLTVAK